The window CACCATGTTTTTGGTTGAATTCAGCTACTTTTTCTTCCATGAATTTCTTTCTGGCCTCAAATTTATCTGCATCATGATCACGGATAATGTACTGAAGTTTTGCTTCGGAAATATCGGCTGTTATATCCATCAAATGGTAGAATCCGTCGAAGCCTTTTGTTGTGGCAGGTGTTTCGTTAGCAGGAAGCATCTGAGCAAATTCAGCAGCTAAAAGGGCTGCATTGATCATTTTTCCGTAGGCATAACCAGGGTGAACACTTAATCCGTGGATTTTTACCACAGCTCCGGCAGCATTAAAGTTTTCATATTCCAGTTCACCAACTTCTCCACCATCCATCGTATAAGCCCATTCTGCGCCAAATTTAGCAACATCAAATTTATGAGCTCCTCTTCCGATTTCTTCATCCGGAGTAAATCCTACAGCAATTCTTCCGTGCTTGATTTCAGGATGAGCAATAAGATATTCCGCAGCGGTTACAATTTCTGCACAGCCTGCTTTGTCATCAGCACCAAGAAGAGTTGTTCCGTCTGTGGTAATTAAAGTCTGGCCAACATATTTTTTTAAGCTTTCAAATCTTGAAGGAGATAAAGTGAATCCTGTAGACTGATTCAAAAGAAGGTCATTCCCGTCATAATTTTCCCAAACCTGAGGCTTTACATTTTCTCCGCTGAAATCCGGTGAAGTATCATAGTGTGAAATAAACCCGATCGTAGGTCTGTCATCGTTTTCAAGGTTAGAAGGAACATAGCCCATAATATAACCGTGTTCATCAATTGAAACATTTTCCAGGCCGATAGTCTTCAGTTCTTCAGTAATATAGTTGGCAATATCCCACTGACGCGGAGTAGAAGGTGTGGTTTCACTTTCTGCATCGCTGGTTGAATATATTTTTACATAGCTAAGAAAACGGTTCAGTAACTTTTCTTTCCACAAAGGGTTGAATTCTATTGTACTCATCAGATATCATAAATTTTAACAAAGTTAGCAAATTTGATGCTGAGAATACCTTATTTGCGATTTAATATCAGTTATTGAAATTATTAATCAGTTATAAATCTTTGAAAATCAAAATAGTGTTAGCTTTGTAGGTACAGTATACCAAGTAGTTTAGTTTTATTATATTTGAGAAAATCAAAAAGTAACAATGTTTCTTACCGAATGTCCTAGAGATGCCATGCAGGGATGGGGAGAATTTATCCCTACCGATAAAAAAATAGATTATATCAACTCCTTGATGGATGTTGGCTTTGATGTATTGGATTGTCTGAGTTTTGTTTCTCCGAAAGCAATTCCGCAGATGGCAGATTCTGATGTGGTGGCCGAAAATATCGACAAATCACGTTCCAAAACAAAAGTTTCCGCCATCATTGGTAACTATAGAGGTGCCGAAAAGGCATTGAAACACCAATCGGTAGATATACTTGGATTCCCGTTTTCTATTTCCGAAACTTTTCAGCACAGAAATACGAATAAAAGTCAGGAAGAAGCTTTTGATGAAATCATTAAAATGCTTGATCTGGTAAAAAGTGAAGGAAAACAGCTGAATATCTATTTTTCAATGGCCTTTGGAAACCCTTACGGTGAAATGTGGAAGTGGGAAGATGTAGACCAGTGGGCACAAAGGTTTTCAGATATTGGAGTAAAAGATATCTTACTGTCTGATACAACGGGGGTGGCCACTCCTGAAACCATTGCTCTTTTGTTTGAAAAAATACCTTCAAAATACCCTGAAATCAACTTCGGAGGACATTTTCATAACCGTTATGAAGATTCTTATTCAAAATTAAAAGCAGCTTATGATCAAGGTTGCCGAAGATTTGACAGTGCCATCAAAGGAATCGGAGGATGTCCTATGGCTAAGGATGATCTTGTAGGAAATATGCCTACAGAACAAGTCATCAACTTTATGAGTGTTGAAAAAGCAGATCATAAGCTGAACCTGCTGAACTTCGAAAGCTCTTATAACAAAGCGAAGGATATTTTTCATTTTTAAATAGATGTGAAGAATAAAAAATCAATAGGAGCGGGCTTTAGCCCGCTTTACTATATTGAAATATACATGGCTTTAGCCAAAACATACTTAAATTAACCCCAAAAATCAACAAAATGTCTCCAATCATCTCACCATCCGATCTTAAGAAGATTCCAACAGAAAATCTTATCCTTCTTGATGCAAGAGCCGGGAAAGATGTAAAGCAGAATTACCTTGAAAAACATCTCAAAGGAGCAAGATTCATTGATTTGGACAAAGATCTGGCTGAAATAGGAGAGAATGCCGCCTTTGGGGGCAGACACCCGCTTCCTTCTGTAAAAAAGTTTGCTGAAACCCTTTCAAATCTTGGCATTTCGGAAGGAGCTCATATTGTTGTGTATGATGATAAAAATGCTTCAAACGCAGCGGCAAGAGCGTGGTGGATGCTAAGATCTTTTGGATTGGAAAACGTTCAGGTTCTTGATGGCGGAATGCAGGCGGCAGAAAAAGCTGGGTTAGCATTTTCTTCAGGAGAGGAGCTGTCTGATAAAGCTTCTTTGATTCAAAAAGACCAATGGTCTCTTCCTCTTTCAAGCCTGGAAGCTGTTGAAAATGAATTGAAAAGCGATTCTGCTACTGTGATTGATGTCAGAGATGCTTACCGTTATAAAGGCGAATCTGAACCGATTGATCTGGTGGCGGGACATATTCCGGGAGCCATTAATATTCCTTTTTCTGAAAATCTTGATGAAAATGGAAATTTCCTGAAACCAGAAATTTTAAAAGAAAAATACAGCAGACTACTAGAAAATAAGCCTGAACATCTGATCATTCACTGTGGATCTGGTGTTACAGCATGCCATACTATTCTAGCCTTGGATTATGCGGGATTTCCCATTCCGGATCTGTACGTAGGTTCATGGAGTGAGTGGAGCAGGAGAGAAGGAAAGGAAATCGCAAAAGATATTTAAAATAAAAACCCCGAAAATTTTTCGGGGTTTTATATTATTAAAGGTACTCTTTAAAGCATTCCCAGCTCAAACTTTGCCTCTTCACTCATCATATCCTTATTCCAGCTCGGTTCGAAAGTAAGCTCCAAATCTACACTTTTTACGTTCTCTACTTCAGCTACTTTGTCTTTTACTTCCTGAGGAAGGGTTTCTGCCACAGGACAGTTGGGAGTCGTAAGTGTCATTATAATTTTTACGTCAGCATCATCGGAGATCTGGACATCGTAAATAAGCCCTAATTCGTAGATATCTACCGGAATTTCAGGGTCATATACGGTTTTCAACACACCAATGATTTCCTCACCAATGTCAGCAATTTGATCGTCTGTAAATTTCATTTTTTAATCTAGATTGATATTCCTTTTCAACAAATCTTCCTGACGCATGCGCCGGAAAATATTTGCCAAAGTTAAGACATCTTTTTCACAATAGTCAACAATTCTCTGCAAGTCTTTCTCTATGTAGTAAATTGATGAAACCATTGAGCCGTCTATATCATCTTTCGGAGTGGGAATGCCAAAGACATGAGCCAGTAATTCCAGGGATACAAAACTCTTGTAATCCCCGAATTTCCATAGTTCCATGGTATCTATATGAGGAATTTCCCAGGGCTTTTTCCCAAACATCTGAAACGGAGCGGGAGGCTGCATTCCATTAATAAGATAGCGTCTCGCAATCCAGGGAAAATCAAATTCCTTTCCGTTATGGGCACAAAGAATGACATTGTAAAGCCTTGGACTGTTGAAAATTTCTCCAAATTCCTGAAGCATTTTCTTTTCATCATGCCCTGAAAAGCTTTTTATTTTCAGCGTTTCATTCTTTTCAACCATTCCGATGGTGATGCAGATGATTTTTCCAAACTCGGCCATAATACCGGCTCTGTCATAAAATTCTTCTGCGGTTGTATCTTCTTTGCGCTGAAATTTTGTTTTTTTGTCCCACAGATATTGCTCTGTTTCAGATAGATCGTCCCATGATCCAGCCTGCGGAACGGTCTCAATATCAAGGAATAAAACTCTTTCTAAAGGTATGTTCTGTATCATATTGTGTTTTGTTGGTCTATCCTACCTGCATTCCGTTTTTGGTGGGTAATGAAGGGGTTAAAAGCGTAACATCTTTTTTGTCATCACCATATAATCCCAGTACAAGACACTCACTGAAGAAATTGGCAATCTGCTTTTTAGGGAAATTAACAACGGCTAAAATCTGCTTTCCTATAAGTTCTTCTTTTGTATAAAGAGAGGTAATTTGTGCGGATGATTTTCGGATTCCCAGGTCTCCAAAATCTATTTCCAGCTGGTAAGATGGGTTTCTTGCCTTTTCAAAATCATTTACAGAGATTATCGTTCCGCATCTGATGTCTATTTTTTCAAAATCTGCCCAGGTGATGTCTGGTTTTACTGTCATGGTAATTCGTTAATTAAATGTTCTACTTCTGTTTTCTGTTCTGCATATTTTTGTTGAAGCTCTGAGCCTTCCCCCATTCTCTTATAATATTCTAAGGCTTTACCGCCAAAGAATTTTTTATGAAAATCCGAAACATCTGGTATCTGCGGAAAAACTTTGTGAAAAAGCATCTCATAATACGCCTGAAATTCTCTCTCATTTTTATCCTCAATGACCTTTCCGGGGGCTTTCTGCCGCACATGGAGCATTTCGTGGGCAACCATGTTCAGGACAAGGTTCAGATCAAAATCAAATAAATTTTTGGGGATCATTACTGTTTGTGGGCCTCCCAGATCGCCTTCTGCCGTGAGAAGCATCGAAGTAGGGGAAAGCTCCTGCCTAAAGCCGAAACCTGCAAAGTTTTCATGCTCAAGATCAAAAGAATGGATCAGGTATTTTGCCGCATCCAGAATCTGATCATGTTCTTTATAGGCTTCAAGGTGTAAATTGATCTGCTCGAAATTCATCTGAGATAGGTTTGATAACAAATGTATTAAAATATTGAGAATACTAAGGCTTTTTACCCCAAAGGATTAACATAAAATAATCTTTTTTTATACGTCAAGTTCTGTCGCTTCTCTGATGGATATTTGCTTCAAGAAAAAACACAAAATATGAAATCAGACTTCAAAATCTCAGGTGGATATCCTTTGCCGGAAACCACCTAAAAAAATAAGGCTAAAACCTGAAGGCATTCTACTAAAAAGAGCTTCAGATCTCAACCTATTTTAAAAACAAACACAAATTTACACAAATGAACGAAATGGAAAACAATCCTACAGGCGCTCCTGTAGAAAATACACCATCACAGACGCTTTTCAGATTTGTAAGCCTTAGAAGCCCTGAACTGTCTGATGATACCAAACAAGATAAAAGATTCATAGTTATTCCTCAGGATCTGAAAAATGATACTACTTTTTACGTCCCGGTTGTTAACGGAACTGAGACGAAACAAAAGCTGTTGAAAATGTGTGCAGCTAATTTTGTAAACAACCCGAAACGCATTTCTCCGGATTCAAACAGTCAAAATAGTTTAGAAGGTTTTAAAAGAACCTATAAAGCTTACTATACATTTGGAACATGGCTGGCAAAAAATAAAAACACATGTACATATGAAGAGGTTGTAGCTGAAAGAGATGCTTTATTTCCTTCACAGTCACCTCCTGCAGGTCCTCGTCTGATTGATTTATGGAATAATTTAATTTATCAGGTTGTGAGTCAAAAAGATTTTTATGTGAAAGAAGTGATGATGCAGCAGTTATTGGCACAGCATATCCTTACTGTTTCAAACGAAGAAGAAATGATGAAGGCTCTTCAGGCAAGAGTTGTTTTACCTAAAGAGCTGATGATGGATGATGAGTCTCTTTCTTCATTACAGGCAGTATCAAGAATTGCAGCTGAGGGCCCTAAGGAAACTTTTCCTACACAGGAAATGAAAAAGCAGCAGCTTATTTCTGCAGCAAAAATTAAACTTGACAAATACGAAGCTTTAAAGAAAAACCTTTCTGCCATTGAAAGACAGTATAAAACAGAGTATCAGAGAGATTACAAGATAAGAGAAGAATCTTACCAGAATGAGATTGCTCCTATTATTGAAGAATATAACAGAAAAGTGGCAGAGAACAGAGATAGATACTGCCAGGTAAGAACTCCGGACATAAAATATGATCCTGCGGATCCGTGTCAGCAGATTCCAAATATTCCTGACCCGGTATTACCCAAGTTCAGCTTTCAGTTCAGAGATGAGATCGAAGCAGGTTCTTTGTTAAGAGCCATAAAACCTGAGAATTTAGACACATTATTTGATGTTTTAGGATATGATTTTCAGAAAGATGCAGGAAAAGAACGTTCAGCTTCATCAGATTCTGCGGATCTAAATATTCTGTTAGAAGGCATAAATACCTTTTCAGAGATTGATATCTTAGTAAAAGAAGCGGTTGAAAAATCTAACAATATTATTGTAGAAAATACCAATACTGATAATGAAAGATATACCAGTATAGGAGGAGTTCTTATTCCAGTGGCAAGAACAGTGGCAGTTCCTTTTACCTATCAGATTTGTCCCAAATATGTTTATAAAGGATTCACTTTTGACATTGCTCTTACGGTTCCGGATTCATCTTGGGAGGTGAATCATATTTCCTATGAGCTGACTCCTGGAAATGGTTCTGCAAGTATTAGCAGCGATTCTTTTACAAAATCCAGATCTGGAAATACAATTTTCCTAAATGATCTCTGTATGCCTGGGCTAGACTTTAATACCATACAGGATGCATCTTTAAGTGCTAAGATTATGTTCACGAATGGAAAGCTGGCCAATATTTATATCAGTAAATTACAAGCAAGAGCCTGCTTATCCGACCAGTTTTTACTTGAGGTTGATGAAATAGAAACAGTGGAAACGGATGATGACGAAAATAACTTCATTCCATCAGGATTTGGATTTAAGCAGCTGGGTATAGCAGACTATTTGAAAGTGGAGCAGACCACTCATGCTTATGTTGAAGGAGAAGTCGCCCATATTGAGAATATCATGGCCAGAGAGTACCGTGAGAAATCAACCAGAAGACTGAGGAGAAGCGAAAATACTACAACTACATCCTCAGATACTGAAAGAGAAAAACTTACGGATACAACTACTGCAACCAGGTTTGAAATGCAGAATGAAATTACCAAAATGATGCAGGAATCTAAAGATACCAATGTACAGTCACATTTCGATGCCAACTGGAAAATAACAGGAGGAGGATCTATCAATACAGGAATTGCAGGAGGATATGCCACCCATTCATCCAAAGAAGAAAGTACAAGACAGGCACTTACCCAGGCTCAGGATTTTACAGCAAGAGCTTTAGACAGAGTAGTCACAAAAGTTCATGAGGAAAGGATTGAAAAGATCATTGAAGAGTTTGAAGAAAACAATAAGCATGGTTTTGACAACACAAAAGGAGATAAACATGTAGTGGGTGTTTACCGATGGGTAGATAAGCTGATGAAGAATCAGATCTACGATTATGGAAAACGGATGATGTTTGAATTTATGATTCCTCAGCCTGCCAAACTGCATACACTGGGAATGACATTGGATAGTTCTGCAACAAAAACAGATCTTGTAAAACCAGAAGACCCAAGAAATGCAAAGAATTTACCCCTGGCAAATTATTCTGCTTTGGATAATGAGGCTGTACTAAAATACTGGACAAGTATGTATAATATTGAAATCGAGGAAAAGCCCCTGTCGTCCTTTTCAATTGGAAAGTCTTTAAGCGGCCAATGTTCTGGAAACATTTCCGAAATTGAATATTATAATATGAAGGATGAAATTCAAATTCCTGACGGATATGTTGCCACTTATGGAGTAGTCAATTATGCTGGAGCAAACGATGGCGATAGTGCAAGTATAAGTATTTTATTAGGAGACCTGAGCTACTTTTTCATTGGAAGATGGGGGCAGCTGTCATCAGGTACTAAATATGAATTTAAAAAAAGCTATTCAAAAACACTTCCTATTTCCGCAACTGCTTATAATGAATTTTCCGGAACAGTAAACTATATAGTTGATGTTGAACTTACTCCGGAGGCAAAAAATGCATGGCTTCAAAAAACATTCAATGCTATTATTGAGGGTTATGAAAAGGCATTAGCTATTTACGAACAGAAAATAGCAGACGAAAAAGCTACCGGTATCCAGATTAAAGGATCCAATCCAGGATTTTACCGTCAGATTGAAAATACTGTACTTCGTAAAAACTGTATTTCTTATATGATCAACAGAACTGCCAACTCTACCCATGGTTATGGAATGGCAGGGTTAACTAAAGGAAGTATTTTTACGGATTATGAAACAGACCTTTCATCAAATCTTGATAAATACACGGCCTTCATTAAGTTTATGGAGCAAGCCTTTGAATGGGAAAATCTATCCTATTATCTGTATCCTTATTATTGGGCTAATAAAACAGAGTGGTCTAACCTCTATCAGGCTGAAGATGTAGATCCGCTATTCAGAGCATTCTTACAAAGTGGTATGGCCAGGGTAGTTGTTACAGTACGTCCAGGTTTTGAGGACGCTGTACAATTTTACCTTGCGACCGGAAAGATCTGGAAAGGGGGAGAAGTTCCTGTTATTGGCGATGATCTTTACCTGTCTATTGTAGATGAGATGAAACAACCCAAAGGGAAGAAACATGGTAAAGCGTGGATTACAAGACTTCCTACTTCTCTTAGTATTCTTCAGGCAGAAAGTATTGGTTTGAAAGTAGCTCATGCATTGCCATTCACGATAGAAAATCCTAAAGATTTTGAAGTTCCTTCTGAAGTAATTACTGAAGACCGATTCAATTTCGCCCAGAATGCCAACCTTTTGGGAAGTTCATCAGAAGATCCATCAGAAAAGGTTATTTCGGGAGATTGGGTATAAAATATAATTATTAATCAAAAAACATAAATGATATGCATATTATAGGAAAAATTATTAGGGTAAATACTTTACCCCCAATAGATAAAAGAGAATCGAATGTTATTTATCAGGTGGCTGCACCAGGTTCTCCCACTTATACGGATTACGCGGTTGATGAAAACGGAGATTTAAAAACACATGCCGTTGTTGACGGAACGATTCCATTAGAGCTCGCGGATAGCAATATCAGTATTTCGGATGCGGGTCTTTTGGCAGAAGGAATATTAAGCCAGGCTCAATATAACGTCAGCACAAGAGAAAAGCTTGACCAGAAATTAGAAATTCCTCTTACAGAAGGAAATGCTCAGGATTACCCGAAAATTATTGGGGTAAACAATAATGGAGCGGTGGCCAAACTTCCGGCAGGAGATTTGGGCAAAAATATAGCCAACTCTTCTTTAACCACAGTTGCTGGCGCAGGATTGACGCTCGGTGCTAACTGGACCCTCAATACTTCCGGATTTTATTATTCGGTAACCGGGCTGAGTGATAAGTCTGCAGATACCACTTTTAACAGGATGATGGTTCAGAATTCGTCCGGGCAGCTTTCATGGAGTAACGGCAAAAATGTGATTTCCAATTATCCATTGCTGTTGAATGATGCTGAAAAAACCGCATGGAGAAACCGTATGAAACTGTCCACCGAAAACTATTCTACGGGAACCCCCAGAATAGACGTGTTACTGCTTCCGTTTATTGACAATTCAAAAAACTTTATTCAGTATACCACATTAGTAGGATTAAATCTCTTTGTGGATAATGTTTCTTCTAACGCTTATATTAAAGTAAAAAGGGTAAAGGATATCAACGGTGTCAATCTGTCCGTTCCGGAGGAATATAGTGTAGATAATTTTACGGTGATGCAGAACTTTCCCAATAATTTGAATTTTGGGATCAACTGGAGTACAAAACCGGAAGGATATTATAAGGTATTTGTAACTCATAATGGATTAACAAATACCAGTTCGCCAGAGCTCATTGTAAAGGCAGGACTTACCTATAGCAAGTTTACGGGAATTGCCAATTGGACTTCGCTAACAGGCAACTCAACAATCACGGATACTTCTATCTCGATTGGTCAGGGTTCCACCGCACAAACGGATCATTTAATTTCTATCTCAGATATTAATGCCGGGTTTATGGTTTCTTTTACCGTTAATAACAGCCAAAGTAACTACGGGGCTAATTTCGTTGGACCTTTTTATGGAGGAATCTATGGAGATGACGGCGTATTTTATGGCTTTTCAAATTACGGAGGAGATGGAAGCTGGATTATTTATCAGGGAAATCTTTTGCCAAACCGAAATGAAACCTTTCACATCGCTTATTATAACGGAGTTGTATATGTGATTGCGGAAAGTAATGGTGTGACTTATCAGCAATTTAATTCCACCTTTAATCTACAGCCAAGAAGATTTTATCTCTCAAGAGGAAGTGGCGGCCAAGGGTCACTGACAATGAATGTACTTGGAAAAATATTATTCTCTTAAAAAATAAAAATTATGAACGAACATTTAATTATACCGGAAAATATTAAGGAAATCCTTAAAAACATTGAAAATACAGCATTATATCTTGCAGAGCTGCCGCTACAGGCACATCCAAGACTTCCACAATTCGAAAGACGTATCCGCGTGCTGGATATTGACGCCAAATCTAAACAGCAGTTTATCAGC of the Chryseobacterium aureum genome contains:
- the pepT gene encoding peptidase T, which codes for MSTIEFNPLWKEKLLNRFLSYVKIYSTSDAESETTPSTPRQWDIANYITEELKTIGLENVSIDEHGYIMGYVPSNLENDDRPTIGFISHYDTSPDFSGENVKPQVWENYDGNDLLLNQSTGFTLSPSRFESLKKYVGQTLITTDGTTLLGADDKAGCAEIVTAAEYLIAHPEIKHGRIAVGFTPDEEIGRGAHKFDVAKFGAEWAYTMDGGEVGELEYENFNAAGAVVKIHGLSVHPGYAYGKMINAALLAAEFAQMLPANETPATTKGFDGFYHLMDITADISEAKLQYIIRDHDADKFEARKKFMEEKVAEFNQKHGEGTAEVEIKEQYRNMKQQFEGKMHIVDLAAKAMTEAGIEPKIKAIRGGTDGAQLSYMGLPCPNIFAGGINFHGPYEYVSLESMEKATEVIINIVKA
- a CDS encoding hydroxymethylglutaryl-CoA lyase is translated as MFLTECPRDAMQGWGEFIPTDKKIDYINSLMDVGFDVLDCLSFVSPKAIPQMADSDVVAENIDKSRSKTKVSAIIGNYRGAEKALKHQSVDILGFPFSISETFQHRNTNKSQEEAFDEIIKMLDLVKSEGKQLNIYFSMAFGNPYGEMWKWEDVDQWAQRFSDIGVKDILLSDTTGVATPETIALLFEKIPSKYPEINFGGHFHNRYEDSYSKLKAAYDQGCRRFDSAIKGIGGCPMAKDDLVGNMPTEQVINFMSVEKADHKLNLLNFESSYNKAKDIFHF
- a CDS encoding sulfurtransferase codes for the protein MSPIISPSDLKKIPTENLILLDARAGKDVKQNYLEKHLKGARFIDLDKDLAEIGENAAFGGRHPLPSVKKFAETLSNLGISEGAHIVVYDDKNASNAAARAWWMLRSFGLENVQVLDGGMQAAEKAGLAFSSGEELSDKASLIQKDQWSLPLSSLEAVENELKSDSATVIDVRDAYRYKGESEPIDLVAGHIPGAINIPFSENLDENGNFLKPEILKEKYSRLLENKPEHLIIHCGSGVTACHTILALDYAGFPIPDLYVGSWSEWSRREGKEIAKDI
- a CDS encoding SUF system Fe-S cluster assembly protein — translated: MKFTDDQIADIGEEIIGVLKTVYDPEIPVDIYELGLIYDVQISDDADVKIIMTLTTPNCPVAETLPQEVKDKVAEVENVKSVDLELTFEPSWNKDMMSEEAKFELGML
- a CDS encoding 3'-5' exonuclease; amino-acid sequence: MIQNIPLERVLFLDIETVPQAGSWDDLSETEQYLWDKKTKFQRKEDTTAEEFYDRAGIMAEFGKIICITIGMVEKNETLKIKSFSGHDEKKMLQEFGEIFNSPRLYNVILCAHNGKEFDFPWIARRYLINGMQPPAPFQMFGKKPWEIPHIDTMELWKFGDYKSFVSLELLAHVFGIPTPKDDIDGSMVSSIYYIEKDLQRIVDYCEKDVLTLANIFRRMRQEDLLKRNINLD
- a CDS encoding tRNA-binding protein — translated: MTVKPDITWADFEKIDIRCGTIISVNDFEKARNPSYQLEIDFGDLGIRKSSAQITSLYTKEELIGKQILAVVNFPKKQIANFFSECLVLGLYGDDKKDVTLLTPSLPTKNGMQVG